A genomic stretch from Pochonia chlamydosporia 170 chromosome 4, whole genome shotgun sequence includes:
- a CDS encoding CCCH zinc finger domain-containing protein (similar to Cordyceps militaris CM01 XP_006666248.1), translated as MAICKFYQQGNCKFGSSCRFEHPGAGNNRNQPQNRFGALSSGAGGGGSGPLQNAFDRYNIAVDTIEKDLTSEAPQWILSAYAPGRNAPEQLFGGYPREQSFEEMRLHYMMGKAAGNEQQALNQAQELYQNAQQQMQNAARNAQDAARFIVEAENKHPNRLDICQEGSQGAPFGEFEVGKRPVGMAQPAQANPFSTGSSTTSPFGGGSSQPTPSAFGQPAALGQRPNPFGTQAFGQPAQPSSGFGQPSQPASGFGQQSSSQPQASPFGQPSQPSQPSQPSAPAFGQPSQPTSAFGQASALGAKPSPFGAPAFGQSAQPANSQPSAFGQVGQMGSQPNPFASGGAANKSSSPFGSVGTANNNTQAPAAANPFASSNTSQNNATPNPFGSNTSNQAGNAAQSSPFGQQPAQSQSPFGQGAKPNPFASTTTADSQPASNPFAQNTQNQPNGAFGANASSPFSQGASQQQNPFASSNQPQQVAAPATGGGNPYPPDSTKQHPSLESYASKNMDGSLAAFRGKPVTYKEGKPGIRAFDGTWTRIWFPGGAPGYYKDTELPTDAYDEQSKNQWASFAQTGTFANGIMPDLPPPRECTRWDF; from the exons ATGGCGATTTGCAAATTCTACCAGCAGGGAAATTGCAAATTTGGCA GCAGCTGCCGATTTGAACATCCCGGAGCTGGAAACAATCGAAATCAACCACAGAACCGCTTCGGCGCTCTATCTTCCGGAGCAGGAGGCGGTGGGAGCGGACCGCTACAAAATGCCTTTG ACAGGTATAACATCGCGGTCGACACGATTGAGAAGGACCTGACGAGCGAAGCACCCCAATGGATCCTGTCGGCCTACGCGCCAGGGAGAAATGCCCCAGAGCAGCTCTTTGGAGGGTACCCTCGGGAACAGAGCTTTGAAGAGATGAGACTACACTATATGATGGGCAAGGCGGCAGGGAATGAGCAGCAGGCT CTTAATCAGGCACAGGAGCTCTACCAAAATGCGCAACAACAAATGCAGAACGCGGCACGAAACGCACAAGACGCTGCTCGATTCATTGTGGAGGCCGAAAACAAGCACCCCAACCGACTAGATATCTGTCAAGAAGGTTCTCAAGGTGCTCCTTTCGGCGAATTCGAGGTTGGAAAGAGACCGGTGGGCATGGCTCAGCCGGCACAAGCGAATCCGTTCAGTACCGGTTCCAGCACAACCTCCCCGTTTGGCGGAGGTAGTTCCCAGCCGACGCCGAGTGCATTTGGACAGCCAGCAGCCCTGGGACAACGACCGAATCCCTTTGGAACACAGGCCTTTGGTCAACCAGCTCAGCCAAGCTCGGGATTTGGTCAGCCGTCACAGCCAGCCTCAGGATTCGGACAGCAATCATCTTCACAACCCCAAGCCTCACCCTTTGGACAGCCTTCACAGCCTTCACAGCCTTCACAACCGTCGGCCCCGGCGTTTGGCCAGCCTTCTCAACCTACATCTGCTTTTGGACAAGCATCCGCCCTTGGAGCTAAACCGAGTCCCTTTGGAGCGCCAGCATTCGGTCAGTCCGCGCAGCCTGCGAACTCACAGCCCAGCGCTTTTGGTCAAGTTGGTCAAATGGGCTCGCAGCCGAATCCCTTTGCCTCTGGCGGCGCGGCAAACAAAAGCTCAAGTCCATTTGGATCTGTTGGAACggccaacaacaacacaCAAGCTCCCGCGGCAGCAAACCCCTTTGCAAGCTCGAATACCAGCCAGAATAATGCTACACCGAACCCCTTTGGATCTAATACCTCAAACCAGGCCGGAAACGCGGCCCAGTCCAGCCCTTTTGGCCAACAACCGGCACAAAGCCAGAGTCCGTTCGGCCAAGGTGCCAAACCTAATCCCTttgcttcaacaaccacagcagacagccagccagcGAGCAACCCCTTTGCGCAAAACACGCAAAACCAACCCAACGGTGCATTTGGAGCGAATGCTTCCAGCCCATTTAGTCAGGGCGCCTCACAGCAACAAAATCCATTCGCATCTAGTAACCAACCTCAACAAGTAGCAGCCCCTGCCACAGGCGGTGGAAACCCATATCCCCCGGACAGCACAAAGCAGCACCCTTCACTGGAGAGCTACGCATCCAAAAACATGGATGGGTCGCTGGCCGCGTTCCGAGGCAAGCCGGTTACATACAAAGAAGGAAAGCCAGGCATCAGAGCATTCGATGGAACTTGGACACGCATATGGTTCCCTGGTGGTGCGCCGGGTTACTACAAGGACACTGAACTGCCTACGGATGCCTATGATGAGCAATCCAAGAACCAATGGGCGTCGTTTGCTCAAACCGGCACGTTTGCAAATGGTATAATGCCTGacttgccgccgccacgaGAATGCACGCGGTGGGATTTTTGA
- a CDS encoding zinc finger protein (similar to Colletotrichum gloeosporioides Nara gc5 XP_007285085.1): protein MPRRSANRPRPRSLPAAPLPASQVPCQFLSPETVGHANGFSTLTPFREGFNELQFYPEEFHICITETDVAPLFPADSVKLSPAPQYDFGYKDLISNNDIFYPHHRRPRILPSENPSTISGDAPSSAGSTFSPVQTEQGEPFTGQRSPCPSQLGKTVSAVDAEEEAKDRLADYQKLVCLGPQCHMSFQSDIDLRTHVQAVHNHTCSWAGCRHPSFASRKELAWHVKAEHLLICPVLECSDESFQSNRELTSHIAVEHPESGRDVVKEWELPPPATDTNEVTLQNDHSVESTPTKSTINIDSKFKAAVKEVMSVARAKKKCQERLWNVVEKKARKSSGTPRAADSPTDLVRSRASRALEAASFPLVFEHAVLPFLAEFVPKWSGPRHVISCTRGRTPQHRRICIMTTAMLSRTRKIIIARHVADLLPEKYRRTVSFVFSVGQISRAARWARGLSKEHPDDVRSARNPYHFTSPCMGDSVGISREGHVEESTATLGPCLDVDRGSYWLVNFHPFLDAYRNLSKVNVEHPSPQDREPCLVEGHDCLSQEPSFKLGIVTVTSGLNLKTTRISHDPYWEDNDLEQPLVVTDWALVTSNKSVGGRANMLRRFPSETQPPMVEPLVKSVCSGVSGIIPGATVLSSGRTSGYQRGMVCEIPAYVSAEENGTGKATREWFVEEPYSPTSNEDAWIRGGIGVEGDSGAAIVDAETNLLYGQLWGRNKYWGPGPRITFFTSAADIFDDIQEKCGLQSRPKLPQIRDEADRYAVYPSCRRCYDLKTYLDSRRSSRVSLQSMINYRSDADHDLTSSIENVSELATPRDYPRGSGTGMEEIGASFTTTSSPIPPFGFSAGSPPVTWTSPYAQTLVIDEHTAVDNPKFRDAILEAAAMEPPPKRRSICLDQGRLFATDYSMGNQPKRKRTGK, encoded by the exons ATGCCACGACGGAGCGCAAACCGGCCCCGCCCACGGAGCCTCCCGGCGGCGCCTCTCCCGGCATCGCAAGTACCATGTCAATTCCTATCTCCAGAAACAGTTGGCCATGCCAATGGCTTCAGCACCCTGACTCCGTTCCGCGAGGGTTTCAACGAATTACAGTTCTATCCAGAGGAATTTCACATATGCATCACAGAAACAGACGTTGCACCGCTGTTCCCCGCCGACTCTGTGAAACTTTCGCCAGCACCACAATATGACTTCGGTTACAAAGATCTCATTTCGAATAATGACATATTCTATccacatcatcgtcgccctcgCATCCTTCCATCCGAAAATCCAAGTACAATCAGCGGTGATGCTCCATCGTCCGCAGGCTCAACTTTCTCTCCTGTTCAAACAGAACAAGGTGAACCATTTACTGGTCAACGGTCCCCCTGCCCAAGTCAGCTGGGCAAGACGGTTAGCGCAGTAGATGCGGaagaagaggccaaggacaggCTCGCAGATTACCAGAAACTCGTTTGCTTGGGGCCTCAGTGCCACATGTCGTTCCAGTCTGATATTGATCTCCGAACACACGTTCAGGCAGTTCACAATCACACATGCAGTTGGGCTGGTTGTCGACATCCGAGTTTTGCCTCCCGCAAAGAACTCGCCTGGCACGTCAAAGCCGAGCACTTACTCATATGTCCAGTGCTAGAGTGCTCCGATGAATCGTTTCAGAGCAACCGCGAGTTGACCTCACATATTGCAGTGGAGCATCCAGAGTCCGGGAGGGATGTTGTCAAGGAATGGGAACTGCCTCCCCCCGCAACCGACACGAATGAAGTGACTCTTCAAAACGACCACAGCGTTGAGTCGACTCCAACAAAGTCAACTATAAACATTGATTCGAAATTCAAGGCAGCTGTGAAGGAGGTCATGAGTGTGGCCAGAGCCAAAAAGAAGTGTCAGGAGCGCCTGTGGAATGTTGTGGAGAAGAAAGCCAGGAAGAGCAGTG GCACGCCAAGAGCAGCAGATAGCCCAACCGACCTTGTCCGCAGCCGCGCATCTCGTGCGTTGGAAGCCGCCAGTTTCCCTCTGGTCTTTGAACATGCCGTCCTCCCCTTTCTCGCCGAGTTCGTCCCCAAGTGGTCTGGCCCTCGACACGTAATCTCCTGCACGAGAGGACGAACGCCTCAGCATCGTCGAATTTGCATAATGACAACAGCCATGCTCTCGCGAACGCGGAAGATCATCATTGCCCGCCATGTGGCTGATCTGCTCCCTGAAAAGTACAGGCGAACAGTAAGCTTTGTGTTTTCTGTCGGCCAAATAAGTCGTGCCGCCCGTTGGGCCAGAGGCCTCAGCAAGGAGCACCCAGACGACGTGCGATCCGCTCGAAATCCCTACCATTTCACCAGCCCGTGTATGGGAGACAGTGTAGGTATTTCGCGCGAGGGTCATGTTGAGGAGAGTACAGCAACTCTGGGCCCATGCCTAGATGTTGATCGGGGGTCATACTGGCTTGTCAACTTCCACCCATTTTTGGATGCATACCGGAATTTATCCAaggtcaatgttgaacaCCCTTCTCCACAGGATCGAGAGCCGTGTTTGGTTGAAGGCCACGACTGTCTATCGCAGGAgccaagcttcaagttggGCATCGTTACGgtcacgtctggtctgaatCTGAAGACAACAAGAATCTCCCATGATCCTTATTGGGAAGACAACGACCTGGAACAGccgctggtcgtcaccgactGGGCATTGGTAACTTCTAACAAATCGGTAGGCGGTCGTGCAAACATGCTTCGTCGCTTCCCGTCCGAAACACAGCCGCCCATGGTTGAGCCGCTTGTCAAATCAGTTTGCAGTGGAGTGAGCGGCATCATCCCCGGTGCTACTGTCCTCTCTAGTGGTCGAACATCTGGTTATCAGAGGGGAATGGTGTGTGAAATTCCTGCCTACGTCAGTGCGGAGGAGAACGGCACGGGCAAAGCAACTCGTGAATGGTTCGTGGAGGAACCatattctccaacaagcaATGAGGATGCCTGGATAAGGGGAGGCATCGGAGTCGAGGGCGACAGCGGTGCGGCCATCGTAGACGCAGAAACAAACCTGCTCTACGGCCAGCTCTGGGGTCGTAACAAGTACTGGGGACCTGGCCCTCGAATCACATTCTTTACGTCCGCCGCCGATATCTTTGATGACATTCAGGAGAAGTGCGGGTTGCAAAGTCGGCCCAAGTTGCCTCAGATTCGAGACGAAGCAGACCGCTACGCTGTCTACCCTTCTTGTAGGCGCTGCTACGACTTGAAAACGTACCTAGACAGCCGGAGAAGCTCGAGGGTGTCGTTACAAAGCATGATAAACTACAGGAGCGATGCAGATCATGACCTCACGTCGTCGATTGAGAATGTATCCGAGCTAGCTACACCACGGGATTATCCGCGCGGCAGTGGCACTGGTATGGAGGAAATCGGCGCATCCTTCACTACCACTAGCTCCCCAATACCGCCTTTCGGCTTCTCAGCTGGTTCACCACCTGTGACATGGACGAGTCCATATGCGCAGACGCTCGTCATCGACGAACACACCGCTGTCGATAACCCCAAGTTCCGGGACGCCATTCTCGAGGCAGCCGCCATGGAACCACCGCCAAAACGGAGATCTATCTGCCTAGACCAGGGCCGCCTATTCGCGACGGATTACAGCATGGGCAATCAAccaaagaggaagagaacTGGCAAGTAG
- a CDS encoding cytochrome P450-like protein (similar to Myceliophthora thermophila ATCC 42464 XP_003663764.1) — translation MEIDLGHLSQYLALLAGAGVLYAFGLVVYRVFFHPLAKYPGPFLAKITDAYQLYHAYKGDRHLEFWRMHQKYGKAVRFGPNSVSFNSNQSLKDIYGFKSNVRKAEFYDAFVHPAANTHNTRDKDVHARKRRVLSHAFSESAMKEMQRYILGNVRTFCEQIGMSDSGVDAKGWTKPRNMSDWCNYLAMDILGDLSFGKAFHMLEKPDNRFALELVEAATTRHLICGTMPIVDKLKIDKFLFPKLAAGRARYMAYSKGQLTERTKLGEETDRRDFFYYLLKARDPETGQGFSTPELWGESNLLIIAGSDTTSTAMASTLFYLVRNPHALKRVTEEIRNKFSDVEEIVHGPALGSCTYLRACVDEAMRLSPSVGGILPREVLAGGITIDGHTLPQGTVVGTPHYTIHHNENYYPVPYGYAPERWLRDEVNPLTGKTMTADDVALAQSAFCPFSIGPRGCIGKGLAYVEMTTTLARTIYMYDLRRAVGVVDPGEGHADLEWGRHRETEFQLVDTFTSAKKGPMVEFRRAEKA, via the exons ATGGAGATTGATCTGGGACATTTATCTCAGTACCTGGCcttgctggctggagctggagtgCTCTAT GCTTTCGGCCTTGTCGTGTACAGGGTCTTCTTCCACCCTCTCGCCAAGTATCCTGGTCCTTTTCTGGCCAAAATCACAGACGCCTACCAGCTTTACCATGCTTATAAGGGCGATCGCCACCTTGAATTCTGGCGCATGCACCAGAAATATG gCAAGGCTGTTCGCTTTGGCCCCAACtccgtctccttcaactccaaccagTCCCTCAAAGACATCTACGGCTTCAAGTCCAATGTGCGCAAGGCCGAATTCTACGATGCCTTCGTGCACCCAGCCGCCAACACCCACAACACCCGCGACAAGGACGTGCACGCCCGCAAGCGCCGCGTCCTCTCGCACGCCTTCTCCGAGAGCGCCATGAAGGAGATGCAGCGCTACATCCTGGGCAATGTGCGCACCTTTTGCGAGCAGATTGGCATGAGCGACAGCGGCGTCGACGCCAAGGGCTGGACGAAGCCGCGCAACATGAGCGACTGGTGCAACTACCTTGCCATGGATATCCTGGGCGATCTCAGCTTTGGCAAGGCCTTCCacatgttggagaagccgGATAACCGCTTTGCCCTGGAGCTCGTCGAGGCTGCCACCACTCGCCATCTCATCTGCGGCACCATGCCCATCGTtgacaagctcaagattgaCAAGTTCCTGTTCCCTAAGCTGGCTGCTGGTCGGGCGCGATACATGGCCTACAGCAAGGGCCAGCTTACTGAGCGAACGAAGCTAGGTGAAGAGACGGATCGTCGTGACTTCTTTTACTATCTGCTCAAGGCTCGTGATCCCGAGACTGGACAGGGTTTCAGCACTCCTGAGCTTTGGGGTGAATCCAACTTGCT CATCATTGCCGGCTCAGACACCACTTCCACCGCCATGGCCTCAACTCTGTTCTATCTCGTCCGCAATCCCCACGCTCTCAAGCGCGTCACCGAAGAAATCCGCAACAAATTCAGCGACGTCGAGGAGATTGTCCACGGCCCTGCTCTCGGATCCTGCACGTACCTCCGCGCCTGTGTCGACGAAGCCATGCGTCTGTCCCCCTCTGTCGGCGGCATCCTGCCCCGTGAAGTTCTCGCCGgcggcatcaccatcgaCGGCCACACTCTCCCCCAGGGAACTGTTGTCGGAACTCCTCACTACACTATCCACCACAACGAGAACTACTACCCTGTTCCATATGGCTATGCTCCCGAGCGGTGGTTGCGCGACGAAGTCAACCCTCTTACTGGCAAGACCATGACCGCCGACGACGTTGCCCTCGCTCAGAGCGCCTTCTGCCCCTTCTCTATTGGACCTCGTGGCTGCATCGGCAAGGGTCTTGCCTACGTCGAGATGACTACCACCCTGGCTAGGACTATTTACATGTATGATTTGCGAAGGGCTGTTGGTGTCGTTGACCCTGGTGAGGGTCACGCCGATTTGGAATGGGGACGTCACCGTGAGACTGAGTTCCAGCTGGTTGATACGTTTACCAGCGCCAAGAAGGGTCCTATGGTTGAGTTTAGGAGGGCCGAGAAGGCCTGA
- a CDS encoding CUE domain-containing protein (similar to Cordyceps militaris CM01 XP_006666250.1): MSLPPLAAFPKATWQQQLPPAEWDALIDAWTTLCNAYLDLSDDEFKKQSHTHTSLVRFTSTFVHQVAETPSISKSKLLLRPVFHLSLRLFKLLNPPELLDLSFLAAFARIYPKKRTYPAIAHLFTTHSSSTHIDASLTALKKLLIPHLDSGIKGDLKLVEDKLTTLNPLLHVSPHACVQLLAGSDFYDGLVTCFKVMNPPLRKAIITTTYLCIVGLTEAEPQKWSMLNDQLFALKSAAEAHKAGPLNVNDSLVAELVTATPLLKVLLRRAEENGAATESLKKRIAVLESFRKGPMVRPKRLVRRKVDKGKGRETNEDVQDEMHVHRLSQITQIQDLFPDLGSGFVSRCLDEYKDDVEQVVANLLAESLPSHLATADRSEPLSTQVPQPDLAPRSTPPQLPTRRNVFDDDDFDRLSADVSKISFGKKPQKNADELLRDKSTAPNKAAILSALASFDSDDDERDDTYDADDVGGTVDTMNQEADGVNDGNEQVLFRAYQSDERIFARDAGTRRGNPRTKLREETGMTDEAIEGWAVMLARNPQQKRRLEAKYAFAGQQAQVERTAWRASPAGSGTEDSDFDGGAGRGGRGGRGGRGAGRGRGRGGRGGLQGKPQQEGCPG; encoded by the exons ATGTCGCTTCCACCGCTGGCAGCCTTCCCCAAGGCAacatggcagcaacaactcCCGCCGGCGGAATGGGATGCCCTCATAGACGCATGGACGACACTCTGCAACGCCTATCTAGACCTCTCGGATGACGAATTCAAAAAGCAGTCTCATACACACACCTCACTCGTCAGATTTACATCAACTTTTGTCCACCAAGTTGCCGAAACGCCATCCATATCAAAgtccaagctcctcctccgaccCGTATTCCACCTCTCATTGCGGCTGttcaaactcctcaaccCGCCAGAGCTACTAGATCTCTCGTTCCTCGCCGCCTTTGCAAGGATATACCCCAAGAAGCGCACATATCCAGCCATAGCacacctcttcaccacccacTCATCCAGCACACACATCGATGCGTCTCTCACGGCTCTCAAGAAACTCCTCATCCCACACCTCGACTCCGGCATCAAGGGGGACCTGAAACTAGTGGAGGATAAACTCACCACGCTGAACCCGCTGCTACATGTGTCGCCGCACGCATGCGTGCAATTACTAGCCGGATCAGACTTCTACGATGGGCTGGTGACGTGCTTCAAGGTTATGAATCCGCCGCTGCGCAAGGCCATTATCACGACGACGTATCTCTGCATCGTTGGACTTACGGAGGCGGAGCCGCAGAAATGGTCTATGCTGAATGACCAGCTGTTTGCTTTGAAGAGCGCTGCGGAGGCGCACAAGGCGGGCCCGTTGAATGTAAACGACTCGCTTGTCGCGGAGCTGGTGACTGCGACGCCGCTGCTGAAGGTTCTGCTGAGGAGGGCGGAGGAGAATGGCGCTGCGACGgagagcttgaagaagaggattGCGGTGTTGGAGTCGTTTAGGAAGGGCCCGATGGTGAGACCGAAACGActggtgaggaggaaggtTGATAAGgggaaggggagggagaCGAATGAGGATGTGCAGGATGAGATGCATGTTCATCGTTTGAGTCAGATTACTCAGATTCAGGACTTGTTCCCGGACTTGGGGTCTGGGTTTGTCTCCAGGTGTCTGGATGAGTATAAGGATGATGTGGAACAGGTTGTTGCAAATTTGCTTGCTGAGTCGCTACCATCTCATTTGGCTACGGCGGATAGGAGCGAACCTTT ATCTACTCAAGTTCCTCAGCCAGACCTTGCGCCTCGATCTACACCTCCGCAACTTCCGACCCGGCGGAACGTATtcgacgatgatgactttgacCGCCTCAGCGCTGATGTATCAAAAATCTCGTTTGGCAAGAAACCGCAAAAGAACGCCGATGAACTCCTTCGAGATAAATCCACGGCACCAAACAAAGCTGCTATTCTTTCTGCCCTCGCGTCATTTGACTCAGACGATGATGAGCGTGATGACACGTATGACGCtgacgatgttggtggcACCGTCGATACCATGAACCAGGAAGCCGATGGGGTGAATGATGGAAACGAACAAGTCCTCTTCCGAGCCTACCAATCGGATGAGAGGATATTTGCCAGAGACGCTGGCACCAGAAGAGGCAATCCGCGCACGAAGCTGAGGGAGGAGACGGGCATGACGGATGAAGCCATCGAGGGATGGGCGGTTATGCTGGCACGAAATCCTCAGCAAAAGAGGAGATTAGAGGCGAAGTACGCTTTTGCGGGACAACAAGCCCAGGTTGAGCGTACAGCCTGGAGAGCCAGTCCAGCTGGCTCGGGTACTGAAGACAGTGACTTTGACGGAGGAGCTGGCAGGggtgggagaggagggagaggaggcCGTGGCGCTGgcagaggacgaggacgaggcggTCGCGGAG GGCTCCAGGGCAAACCACAACAGGAGGGATGCCCGGGCTAA
- a CDS encoding 40S ribosomal protein S20 (similar to Cordyceps militaris CM01 XP_006666249.1) encodes MSYNKADKDIGEAPKAHKIRITLTSRKVNVLEKVCTEILERAKSKDLRVKGPVRLPTQTLKITTRKTPCGEGSKTWDSYEMRIHKRLIDLHAPTEVVKQIIVNIDAGVEVEVTIAA; translated from the exons ATGTCTTACAACAAAGCCGACAAGGATATTGGCGAGGCTCCC AAAGCCCACAAGATCCGCATCACCCTCACCTCCCGCAAGGTTAATGTCCTCGAGAAGGTGTGCACCGAGATCCTCGAGCGCGCCAAGAGCAAGGACCTGCGTGTCAAGGGCCCCGTCCGTCTGCCAACCCAGACTTTGAAGATCACCACCCGTAAGACTCCTTGCGGTGAGGGTTCCAAGACGTGGGATTCTTATGAGATGCGCATCCACAAGCGTCTTATTGA TCTGCATGCTCCTACTGAGGTTGTGAAGCAGATTATTGTCAAtattgatgctggtgttgaggtcGAGGTTACCATTGCTGCTTAA